TGCCAGGAAGCTTATCGCTTGTGGTTGTTAATACAGTAGAGCGCGCACGCGAAATTGGGAGATTAATATCAAACTTAGCGCCACTGGTCATCCACAGTCAGTTTTTAGGCATTGACCGCGAGAAGTTACAGCAGAAGTCAAAGGTTATCAAGGAGTCATTGTTGCAACTCAAGTCGTAGAAGCAGGGGTAGATCTAGATGCCGTGCTGATTACAGAACTATGTCCTTGGTCTTCGTTTGTGCAGCGCTACGGGCGGTGTAGGCGTAAGCGAACAGAGAATACAGTGCAGATTCATTGGCTCGACTATCAACAAGAATGGAAAACGCGTCCTTATGATGCTACAGAATGTGAAGCAACCCGCGATCGCTCAGTGCAACTGCCAGATGCAAGTCTCCATAAACTTGCTGAAATTCCTTTACCAAAGCTGGATTTACCAAGTTACCAGTTGACGAAGCGCGATGTCAAAACGTTCTTCTGCACCCACCCCAAAAACCGAGACACAATATACACAATTTCCCAATATGTTCGCGATCCGACGGCTTTCACAGTAGCAGTAGTGTGGTCGATTGAGCCGCCAAAAAGCTTGCCGCATCAAAAATTTACCTGCCCAGTTTCGACTCAGGAACTAAAAAATTTCTGCAAGTCCTATGGTGTTATCCCGCGAGTTTGGGGTGAAGAGACTTGGGAGAACAAAGAACCAAAACACGGTGATGTTGTATGGCTACCACTCGCTGCTGGTGGCTATTCACAAGAAAGAGGATGGATAGCAAACCCTGATGATAAATGCCAAGCATACAGTTTGGAAGTAGAACTAGAGTACAATGACCCGCTCTTTCCCTATGCTTTATCGCTAGGAATTCACTTGCAAGATACCGAAGCAGCATTGCGCGAGGTGATTCCCTATCTCCAAATGCTGAAAATTCCTGAAAGGCTCATCGAGGAAATTTGTCGCTGTGCGCGGTGGCATGATTAGGGTAAAGCACATCAGGTTTGGCAAGCATATGCGCAGGCTCAAGGAGAACTCTTAGCAAAGTCTACAAATTACAGTTCCCCAGTGCAAATGAAAGGCTATCGCCATGAGTTAGCAAGTGCGATCGCCGCAGCAACTCAAGGTACTTCGTTTTTGTCGCAATACCTCATTGCGGCGCATCATGGCAAAGTCCGCGACAGCTTGATGCCGACTAACCCTAACGAACAATATAAAAAAACAGGTTTTAAGAGGCGTTGAGTTGGGGACGCACTTACCCAAAGTTGAGATTTCAGGCGTTGAGACACTACCTGCTGTGGAAGTCATTTTCTCGTAACTGGAAGTAACAAGTCAGGAATTTGCTGCGCGAGTACGGACCATTCAGACTAATTTACCTCGAAGCCTTAATTCGCAATGCCGATGTGAAAGCATCTCGATATTGTGAGGAGAAAGCAAAACATGGTAATAGCAAATAAGGCAATCACCTTTCTTCATCTGACGCCCACAACTGCGATCGCGTGGTTAAAAGCCGTGGGATTATTGCGGTTGTCTGGCGCTAGAGGTTACTGGGATGACTGTTTTTATCTGGAATCATCAGCAGAAGATTTAGTTGAGAAGATTCTCAAAAACTATCAACATCATCGGCAATCAACCCACACAGACTTAGAACCTGGGGTGGCTCTTCTGGGGTTCGATTTCGTCGTAGAGTCAACGACCAAACAGAAGTATCAACAACCATCATGCTCGTTGTCGTTGTTGCTTATAGTCATAATCTGGATCATAGTCGATTGTGCCAAAAAGTTCCAAAACTTTCAATTGTTTACGCCACTGACTATATTCCTGCAACGCTGCTTCAATCACTATCTTCTCTGTTTGATGTTCGCCCAGAGTCAACGCTTCTTGGATCAATGTCGGATCAATTTCAATATTCGTTGTCATCGGTTCGCATCTCCAACATTGACACCATCAAACTGGGCAACTCTATTATTTTATATCTCTCTGCAAACCGATCGCACCTTTGTCTTTTACAGACAATTCTCTACGAGATGGCAAAGCCGAACGGAACATATTGAGAAGGGGCGATCGCACTGCTCCATAAAACATTATGAATCGCCCTGCTACAAGCTCTCCTTTAACTCACTCGTTCAAGCCGTTCAGCCAGCCACACCTTAACAATCGATTCACGACTCACCCCAAGTCGCCTCGCCTCTCGATCTAATGCATCCAACATCCACTCAGGAAAATCGATCGTCACCGCTCTCGATTCATGTCCCGGACGACGAGCTTGGGAAAGATCCAAAAATTCAGTAATCGTTTCACCTTGATCAAAGCGCTGGTCAAATACTTCCGCCTTCATAAATCTCCACCTCCTCTATTCGTGCCCGTCGAACGGATATGATTCGGACTCTTGATTCTCGATAGGTAATCACCGCTGACCAATGTTTAGCCTTAATTTTACCAATCACCAAAAATCTGGCTTCATCCTCGATTCTCGCGGGAATTTCAATGCGATCAATATCCATCCACAATTGTTGAGCCTCTGTAAAGTCAATGCCATGCTTTTGCTGATTAGATTGACTCTTTTGTGGATCAAACTCAAACTCCATATCGCTGTCAACTGGCTCACCTTGTACAGGCTAGAATGTCCCCATTTTATTGAATCATGACTCAGGTTCCTTTTGTACATCTACTACGCTATACCAAACCCTATCAGGTGCAAGTTTGGGGCGCAACGTTCTGGTCTATCTTCCGCACCTTATTGTACTTGGCACCGCCTTATCTGATCGGCGTTGCGGTGGATGTGGTCGTTGAGCAAGAAACCTCGCTGATTGCTCGATTTGGCGTTCAAAATCCCCTGACTCAATTATTCGTGCTGTCTCTGCTGATGATCGCCACCTGGGGCTTGGAATCCCTCAGCCAGTATGGAGCCGACAAACTCTGGCGAAATCTGGAACCCTTCAGCATGAACTACGAGTCGATACTTACAACCAACCTGCAAGAGCTAGATCTTGCCTACTTTGAAGACCACAGTACAGGAACCCTGCTATCCATTCTCAACGAAGACATTAACCAGCTAGAGCGTTTTCTCAACTCCGGTGCCCAGGATCTGATCAGCTTCTTTGCACGGGTGCTTGCTGTTGGCTCTCGGTATTGCTTGGTGGGCAATGGTGCCGCTTCCCTTCATTCTTTGGGGAACGTTTCTGTTTCAATCTCGTTTGGCTCCTCGTTATGACACCGTGCGCGACCAGGCAGGGCTGATTAGCGATCGCCCATCGTCTTTCTACCATCCGCCATGCACATTGCATTTACGTGATGGATCAAGGTCAAATTGTCGAGCAAGGCACTCATGAAGAACTGCTGTCTGTGCATGGAACCTATGCCAATCTTTGGTCTGTACACTCAGGACTTTCACCAACTCTGCGCTGATTGAAGCGCGTCAGGATGATGAACCAGTAATGCACTATTGCGTTGACGGGTCTTAGGGTTGATGCCAAACAGACGCACATATTGTAGAAGTTGTGCTACTGCGGCGATCGCCTCCTCTTCCCGCATCGCTTTAATTACGCCGCAATCTGACCAGGAATTTGCCCGAAGATGAAAACTCTATTTCAGAATATTACTCGCGATCTTGCACCTGTCACCATGTTACTCGATGTCATTGCAACTAAAAGAGCGAAAAATACTAAGAAACATGACACCGTTTCTAAAACTAATGCAAAATTTAAGTGGGGAATAGATAATTCCAAAGAATTAGAAAGTTGGGGACAGCGAATTAAAGTAACTGAGGAGATTTACTATTTGACTCGCTTTGCAAATTACCCAGATCGCTTATCTTGGTGGGGGAGATATTTGCGGTTTCTTGTGACTGCTGTGTTTAAAACTTTAGTCGCGTGATTCAAGTGGAAATTATGAAATAAAGCGGAGTAGACAGCGATATCCCTACTTTGGATAGACGTAAGTTTGGATGATGCTGTTCTACGGTGTGATTAATTCAAAATTTTTAGTTGTCTATGTCTTCTACGCACAACCCACATCGCCGCAAGGAAATTTTACGCGGTGTTCTTGCTGTGTCTTTAGTTATTGTCGGAATTACGCATTTTCTCCGACCAGAGCAATATGCGCGGATTGTACCGCCACCATTTCCGCCCTTCGCTTCAGTCTATTTGAGTGGTGTATTTGAGATTCTCGGTGGTATTGGGTTATTGATTCCTAATATGAGTGTCACAGCAGCCTGGTGTTTAATTGCTTTATTTATCGGGGTGTTTCCAGCGAATATTTATATGACTATACACAACATCAAAGTTGAGGGAATTCCTCATAGTCAATTGCTGTATTTAGCAAGATTACCGCTACAAGCTGTGTTAATTGCCTGGGCGTATTGGTATACTCGCAATCGAGAGACACAATTAGAAACGACAGACGGATAATTTAATATAAATGCGATCGCTTAGCTGCTAGATTTTATAATCATAACTACATCTCGCAAAAATGATAATCTTTATCGATAGCAACTATGACTTCTACCGCAGCGCCTTTACCAAATTCACTTGCGCGTGTTGTGCAGCGCTTTCAACGACTTTCTAACCCGAAGCAACGTTACGAGCAGTTAGTTTGGTATGCTAAACGGCTAAAGGAATTTCCCGAAGGCGATAAAGTGTCAGAAAATAAAGTGCCAGGTTGTGTTTCGCAGGTGTATATTACGGCAAGGCTAGATCAGGGAAAAGTTTGGTATCAGGGTGATTCGGATTCTGCACTTGTGAAGGGGTTAGTTGCGGTATTAGTTGAAGGTTTGAGTGGGTTGTCACCTGAGGAAATTTTGCAAGTATCGCCAGAGTTTATTAAAGATACTGGATTGAATGCGAGTCTGACACCTTCGCGCAGTAATGGATTTTACAATATTTTTCAAAAAATGAAGGAAAAGGCTTTGCAATTGCTGATGGAATAATGTGGAGATGCATAGCAAAGCCTGCGAAAAATAGCACAATGAGTTGTAAACTAGTCGAATGTATCTGTATTGCTACTCGATGAGTGATGCACTTTTACTGTTTCACAAACTTCCACAGAATTTTATAATCCCAATAGTAGTTGAGAGAATCAACAACACTGGGGAAATAGCTATTACTTTCCTTCATAAGCATAAAGTCGTTTAACATAAACTTTTGAGCAAAAACAGCAAATCCTGCATTCCGGAACGTGTCGGCAATAAAATTCAAGCTATAGTTTTGCACCTCGATATTAGACTCTGCTTCAATCATTTTCTGCCAATTTGCCCACAACGGATTGTCTGAATGACATCCTAATGCAGCGTAGTAAACTCCTTCAGCTTTTAAACAATCAAATATTTTTTGAGCGTGTTGCTTTAAATCTTGAATTAAGTATAAAACTTCATGACTAAAAGCAACATCAATTTCTGATTGAAATGACTCTAAATTATCACGAGCTTCGTAAGTTAATGGCAAACTCCCCTTATTTTCATTGGCAATTTGAATAGCTTGTCGCGCCACATCAATTCCAATTCCTTTTTGGAAAGGCTTTTGCTGGTATAAAACTCGTAAAAATCCACCTTGATTACAACCAAAGTCAAGGACTGTTTTTCCTTTTAAGCTTTTTTCAGACATGCGCTCAATCATTACTTTCCACAATGGGTAATGATCGTCGAACATGGCATTTTCTTCTTGAGAATTGGTCAACCAAGTGTCAACAATTTTACTAGTCATGAGTTTATTCTCACTGTAAGATTACGTTTGAAAATTTGTTCAGATCGGCATATTAGAAATCAAAGCCTATCATTCTAATTCCTGTAAGTAAAATACTCCCTGGGGGGATATTGACTAAATTACTATTATTTGAATTGCTAAAAATAAAGTGAATATGAGATTATTAAAAGTTAGAATAAGTAAAAATAATTATAATTACTAGTTTTAGATTTGCTGCCACTAGTAGTAATAAGTGTATGAGTTTTTTAGGTAAGGTTTTACTGCCACTTGCGATCGCAGCATCGGTTGTATTACCTAGTTGTACGCGACCGCAAGCAGAAACAAATCAACAAGAAAATCTTGTCTTTTCTTGGTCGCAAGATATTGGACCACTCAATCCACACTTGTATGGTCCTAGTCAAATGTTTGCTCAAGATATGGTTTTTGAGTCATTGGTTAACTATGGGCGGGGTGGTGAGATTTTACCTGCTTTAGCAGAAAGTTGGGAAGTTTCGCCGGATGGCAGGGTGATGACTTTTCAACTGCGTCAAGGAGTAAAATTTTCGGATGGAGAAGCCTTCAACGCCACAGCAGCTAAACTCAATTTTGATCAGATCTTGGCAAATGCTCAAGCGCATGATTGGTTAGAACTGATTCAGCAAATTGACCGTGTTGAAGCAGAAGACGAGTATACGCTAAGAATCTACCTCAAAAATGCCTACTATCCAGCCTTGCAAGAATTAACACTGATTCGTCCAGTGAGGTTTCTCTCGCCCGCAGCCTTTCCTGAATCAGGAACAACTGCTGATGGCATTAAGCAACCGATTGGTACAGGACCGTGGGTACTAACGCAATACAGTAGAGATAACGTTGCCGTATTTCGGCGTAATGACAACTACTGGGGCGAGTTACCTGCCATAGAACAAGTCACAGTGAGGGTTATTCCAGATGGCGAAACGCGGGTAGTAGCGTTTGAAAGTGGAGAGTTGGATTTGATTTATGGTAATGGTGTGATTAGTTTAGATGCTTTTGAGCGGTTGCAGAAGTCTGGTCGCTATCAGGCTGAAGTTTCGCAACCTCTGAGCACGAGGGCGATCGCCATTCACTCTGGTCGAGGACCAACGCAAGAATTAGCGGTACGACAGGCAATTCAGCACAGCTTCAATAAAGATGCAGTGATTCAGGCGATTTTTTATAACACCGAGCGGCGAGCCGATACGTATTTTTCTGATGAAGTTCCCTACGCTGATATTAACCTAGAACCGTATGCCTATGATGTAGAACGCGCTAATGCTTTGTTGGATGAAGCCGGATGGACGTTACCAAGTGGGGGAAGCATTCGTCAAAAAAATGGTCAGTCGTTAACTTTGGAACTCTCTTTTGATGCGCTCAACAATATTGACAGGGCGATCGCCGAAGCTTTACAAGCTGATTTGAGACAAGTTGGCATTGATTTGCGACTGCAGGGAGAAGAAAGACAAGCGTGGCTCGATCGCCAAACAAACGGCGAATTTCACCTCATTTTCAATAACACTTGGGGACCGCCCTATGAACCTCACGCAATGGTGTCATCGATGCGCAAGCCTTCTCATGCTGACTATGAGGCACAATCAGGTTTACCCATGAAAGCAGAGATTGATCAAAAAATTGCCGAGGTACTGGTATCAACCGACTCAGCAACACGGCAGCAGTTGTACGGTAACATTCTCACTACATTACACGAACAAGCAGTTTATCTACCAATTTCTTACTCAACCAACCTTGCTGTATTGCAAGAAAACATTGGTGGATTTGAATTTATGCCTCAAGAAAATCAGGTTCCTCTCAACAGGTTAACCAAACGGTGACAACCCAATATCACTCATGGTTCAGATCTTTTGAGCAGTTTACCCAGTTGTATGCAGTCCGGCGGGTACTGCAATTGATTCCAGTGCTGCTGGGGATTTCCCTAGTGACATTTTTGCTAGTGCAATTGATGCCAAGCGATCCGGCGGTTGTCGTTTTGCGAATTTCAGAAGTGCCAATCACGCCAGAAGCGATCGCTGCGATGCGAGAGCAGTTGGGGCTAAATCGTCCTTTGCCAATTCAGTATCTCAATTGGTTGTGGCGTGTCATTCAACTTGACTTTGGCACTTCCTTCGTGACTGGACAACCGGTGCTACAAGAAATTTTTTACTACTTGCCAACAACCATAGAACTAACTCTTAGCACCACCATTTTAATTTGGCTAGTGAGTATTCCTCTAGGAGTTTTGGCGGCACTTTATCGAGATAGTATTTTTGATTATGCTAGCCGCCTGTTTGCTTATGTGGGAGCGGCGTTACCTAACTTCTGGTTGGGTTTTTTGCTGATGTATTTTTTCAGCTTTCAACTAGGCTGGTTACCAGTCATGGGGCGTGGTAACTGGACTCATCTCGTATTGCCTTCAATTACG
This is a stretch of genomic DNA from Chroogloeocystis siderophila 5.2 s.c.1. It encodes these proteins:
- a CDS encoding SufE family protein — its product is MTSTAAPLPNSLARVVQRFQRLSNPKQRYEQLVWYAKRLKEFPEGDKVSENKVPGCVSQVYITARLDQGKVWYQGDSDSALVKGLVAVLVEGLSGLSPEEILQVSPEFIKDTGLNASLTPSRSNGFYNIFQKMKEKALQLLME
- the brnA gene encoding type II toxin-antitoxin system BrnA family antitoxin produces the protein MKAEVFDQRFDQGETITEFLDLSQARRPGHESRAVTIDFPEWMLDALDREARRLGVSRESIVKVWLAERLERVS
- a CDS encoding type II toxin-antitoxin system VapB family antitoxin, with amino-acid sequence MTTNIEIDPTLIQEALTLGEHQTEKIVIEAALQEYSQWRKQLKVLELFGTIDYDPDYDYKQQRQRA
- a CDS encoding BrnT family toxin — translated: MEFEFDPQKSQSNQQKHGIDFTEAQQLWMDIDRIEIPARIEDEARFLVIGKIKAKHWSAVITYRESRVRIISVRRARIEEVEIYEGGSI
- the nikB gene encoding nickel ABC transporter permease, with the protein product MTTQYHSWFRSFEQFTQLYAVRRVLQLIPVLLGISLVTFLLVQLMPSDPAVVVLRISEVPITPEAIAAMREQLGLNRPLPIQYLNWLWRVIQLDFGTSFVTGQPVLQEIFYYLPTTIELTLSTTILIWLVSIPLGVLAALYRDSIFDYASRLFAYVGAALPNFWLGFLLMYFFSFQLGWLPVMGRGNWTHLVLPSITLAWSPAAVYARLLRNSMLDSLSQNYVLYARARGLRERFVVGRHVLRNALLPVVTLFGMSIAHLLAGAVIVENVFALPGIGRFAVRSILSRDYPVIQAYVCLAAIFFVITNLIVDLTYSYLDPRIRLGKVEDL
- the nikA gene encoding nickel ABC transporter substrate-binding protein, with the protein product MSFLGKVLLPLAIAASVVLPSCTRPQAETNQQENLVFSWSQDIGPLNPHLYGPSQMFAQDMVFESLVNYGRGGEILPALAESWEVSPDGRVMTFQLRQGVKFSDGEAFNATAAKLNFDQILANAQAHDWLELIQQIDRVEAEDEYTLRIYLKNAYYPALQELTLIRPVRFLSPAAFPESGTTADGIKQPIGTGPWVLTQYSRDNVAVFRRNDNYWGELPAIEQVTVRVIPDGETRVVAFESGELDLIYGNGVISLDAFERLQKSGRYQAEVSQPLSTRAIAIHSGRGPTQELAVRQAIQHSFNKDAVIQAIFYNTERRADTYFSDEVPYADINLEPYAYDVERANALLDEAGWTLPSGGSIRQKNGQSLTLELSFDALNNIDRAIAEALQADLRQVGIDLRLQGEERQAWLDRQTNGEFHLIFNNTWGPPYEPHAMVSSMRKPSHADYEAQSGLPMKAEIDQKIAEVLVSTDSATRQQLYGNILTTLHEQAVYLPISYSTNLAVLQENIGGFEFMPQENQVPLNRLTKR
- a CDS encoding class I SAM-dependent methyltransferase; translation: MTSKIVDTWLTNSQEENAMFDDHYPLWKVMIERMSEKSLKGKTVLDFGCNQGGFLRVLYQQKPFQKGIGIDVARQAIQIANENKGSLPLTYEARDNLESFQSEIDVAFSHEVLYLIQDLKQHAQKIFDCLKAEGVYYAALGCHSDNPLWANWQKMIEAESNIEVQNYSLNFIADTFRNAGFAVFAQKFMLNDFMLMKESNSYFPSVVDSLNYYWDYKILWKFVKQ
- a CDS encoding ABC transporter transmembrane domain-containing protein, producing MTQVPFVHLLRYTKPYQVQVWGATFWSIFRTLLYLAPPYLIGVAVDVVVEQETSLIARFGVQNPLTQLFVLSLLMIATWGLESLSQYGADKLWRNLEPFSMNYESILTTNLQELDLAYFEDHSTGTLLSILNEDINQLERFLNSGAQDLISFFARVLAVGSRYCLVGNGAASLHSLGNVSVSISFGSSL
- a CDS encoding DoxX family protein — its product is MSSTHNPHRRKEILRGVLAVSLVIVGITHFLRPEQYARIVPPPFPPFASVYLSGVFEILGGIGLLIPNMSVTAAWCLIALFIGVFPANIYMTIHNIKVEGIPHSQLLYLARLPLQAVLIAWAYWYTRNRETQLETTDG